The Fimbriimonadaceae bacterium nucleotide sequence GCGCCCTGCGCCGCAACGCCAACTTCCGCGGGGATGCGGGCGAGAAGCCGACCCTTGCCCCGATCCCTCTCGAAGAGCAACGGCAGGCGCTCCAGGCGCTCGCCCAGACCGCCTTGGCGGAGAACTCGTTCGAGCTTCGCAAGTCGGACCTCGTCTACTTCACCATGAACCCGGACGCCGGCCTCATGGAAGGCATGATCGCGGGCTCGAACTCGTTCCCGATCCTCGACCAGCTTTCCGCGGCCCAGAAGGGGATCCTCAACAACCTGATGAGCCCGGCCCGCCTCTCGCGCGTCGCGAACAACCAGTTCAAAGCGCCGGAAGGCCAGCTCTCCCTCGCCGAGATATTCCAAACCGTCGATTCGGCCGTCTGGTCCGAAGTCGCCGGCCGACGCCAGGTCACCCAGATCCGACGCGACTTGCAGCGCAACCACGTCGACCTTCTCATGACCTTCATGTTGAGGCCGCAAAGCGGGCTGCCGAACGACGCGCGCACCCTCGCGTGGGACAACCTGCGCACGCTCGCAGGAAAGCTGGAAGCCGCTGCACCGAAGACCGCGGACACGATGACCCGGCTCCATTGGGAAGAGACGGCGATGCGCATTCGCCGCGCCCTGGACGCCCGCGAGACGATCGGCGGACAGGGCCAAGCCCCGATGAGCCTGCTCGAGATGCTGCTGGGCGGAGGAAGGACGAAGGACTAATTCGGAGTCCGGACGTCCTTTAGGAAGCGGGCGTGGCCGTCTAAGAACAGGCGGTTGCGCCCGCCACTATGTACGGCCAAACCTTTGAGCGCGTCGGGCACGCGGTTGATCGTGCGGGGGAAGTACGGATCGACCATAAGCTCGACGTCCGCTTGCCCCTCTGGGACGCCGATGATCGGGTCGGCCTGCTCCCGCAAGTCGGCCACGGCTTGGTCCGGCGTCTTTCCCCAGAAGTTGTCGCGCGGCACAGGGTCGTCGATCCGGTCATAGCGCCAGAGCCAATAGGTCGAGGACCCGCCCGGGAACTCTTGGCGCACCTGGACCACGTTTTTGAACTTGGCCAAGGAAGCCGGGCAGGAGAAGACGTCGACCGAGTTGCCCGCATAGGGGCGGAGGACCGCTCCCGCCCACCCGGCACGGGGGTCCGAGAGCGGCCACGAGTTCCAAGGCAGGTAGCCCCCAGGCAGGCTAGACTTCAGGTCGCGCCGGTCCGGCATCCTTCCGTCGCTTTCATCGACGTACATGGTGTGGGCCAGCCCGACTTGGCGCATGTTGCTCAGGCAGGTGGCGCGGTGGGCCGCCCCTTTCGCCGAGGTGAAGACCGGGAACAGGATGGCGGCAAGGATCGCGAGGATCGCGATCACGACCAGAAGCTCGATCAACGTAAAGGCCCGCCGCAGCACCACCTTCCTATACGTTATGGGGGGCCGTGAAAATCGAGGGCTACGCCGCCTCGCGGAGAGAGCCGCCGGAACCGCTCGGAGCAAGCTCGAGCTCTGCACCCGCATTCCGAGGCTGCAAAAGGCCCTTCGCAATCTTTCTGAGCTGGCGTGACGGGCCTGCAAAGGGATGCGCAAGAAGGTAGGGCTTGCGACGGCGGGCGGCGCGACGGAAGCGCTCGTCCTCCAAGACGTGGCCCGCAAAGCCTGGCTTGACGCTCGACTGCCTCACCGCTTCGGCCGCCAAGGCTTGGGCCGCGGTCTGCGCCTGGGCCGGCCCCGAGACGCGGTTCACCAGGATGCGGCAGTCTTCCGCGTGGCGAGCGGCTTCCAGGAAGCAAAGCCCGTCCAGCAAGGCGCCTGGCTCCGGCTCCGTCACCAGGAGCACGACGTCGCAACGTTCGGCGAGCTCGACGGCGCCGTTCGCCAACCCCGTCGCGGCGTCGAAGACAGCCACGTCGAACTCACGACCTTCCATCAAGACACGGTCGCAAACAGGGAGGACGATCTCCGCAGAGCGCCTGGGCGAGCCGCCCAAAAGCTCGACCTTATCTGCGAGCCGAACGCACGCCTGGGCCAATGTGGCCTCGCCCAAGGCGAAGTCTCCCACCAGCCCCGCCGAGGAGACTCCGGCCAAGACGTCGAGGTTCGGCAGGGCCATGTCCGCATCGACCAGGAGCGCCTTCTCCCCGAGGTCGCCAAAGGCGAGCGCCAGGTTCAATGCGACGGTCGACTTGCCGACCC carries:
- a CDS encoding prepilin-type N-terminal cleavage/methylation domain-containing protein; this encodes MVLRRAFTLIELLVVIAILAILAAILFPVFTSAKGAAHRATCLSNMRQVGLAHTMYVDESDGRMPDRRDLKSSLPGGYLPWNSWPLSDPRAGWAGAVLRPYAGNSVDVFSCPASLAKFKNVVQVRQEFPGGSSTYWLWRYDRIDDPVPRDNFWGKTPDQAVADLREQADPIIGVPEGQADVELMVDPYFPRTINRVPDALKGLAVHSGGRNRLFLDGHARFLKDVRTPN
- a CDS encoding P-loop NTPase: MKSIAVVSGKGGVGKSTVALNLALAFGDLGEKALLVDADMALPNLDVLAGVSSAGLVGDFALGEATLAQACVRLADKVELLGGSPRRSAEIVLPVCDRVLMEGREFDVAVFDAATGLANGAVELAERCDVVLLVTEPEPGALLDGLCFLEAARHAEDCRILVNRVSGPAQAQTAAQALAAEAVRQSSVKPGFAGHVLEDERFRRAARRRKPYLLAHPFAGPSRQLRKIAKGLLQPRNAGAELELAPSGSGGSLREAA